The DNA window GATGAACTGTGTCTGGAGGGCCACAGATCTCCACATATTTTTCACTGTCCAGTGGAATTGAGAAGGTGAGACTGAACAGGGGGCTGTGGGAGATTCCTGGTGGCCTCCCCATCCCTCCGTTCCTCATGCTTCTCCATGTCAGACTTCAGTGTCTGAtcccccatcccctgcctctctgccacCCAGCCTCTTTCTCATGTGGTCTCttacaggaattttttttccttctcctcaatctccctcttttgttcaactctgcctcctctcttctgttctccctctcctcccccatccctcctccctcagtcCCTAAGCTTCCTATCAGTTTAgctcttgtttttcccttttgctgTCCCTCAGACTCCGTTCTTTCCCCAGTTCTCAGTTAATGTCTGTCTGGCACCAGTATCACTCCTTTCAGCCTTCCAGAAACCTCTCTCTCACTTCAGCTTCACCATCATCTCGCTCCTCCAttctcccagctctgcctcacaCTCCCTCatcttgtgcttctctctctcaaagtcaCACAAGCCCCTTTCCCTATGGCACCCAGCCagcctttttctgtctttcaacattttcttcaCCAGCATTCACCACACCCTGTCCTTCTTTGtccacttccttctcttccaaccTCCTCTGTGTCCTGAACCATGGGTCTCCCCAACTTGCCTCTCAGCATATTCTTATTGAGGCCACCATTtcactgtctctcttcttttttctagttgACCTTCATTATAGCTTCCCCCATTCCTCAGCTTCATCCTGTCTGTCCCTCAATACGTGTTGTGATCTATTCCTCAGTATCCCCATTACCACTTTCCCCCTNNNNNNNNNNNNNNNNNNNNNNNNNNNNNNNNNNNNNNNNNNNNNNNNNNNNNNNNNNNNNNNNNNNNNNNNNNNNNNNNNNNNNNNNNNNNNNNNNNNNCTATTCTAATAAGTTGCCCTGATATATTAAAGTTGTATCAGGTTTCAAGGTTGATTTCTGAGAAGAGGtacctttaaaaacacaaagagagagagggagagagagagagagagagagagagagagaggggaagaagaagaagaagaagaagaagaagaagaagaagaagaagaagaagaaagaaagagagagagaaagagagaaagaaggaaggaaggaaggaaggaaggaaggaaggaaggaaggaaggaaggaaggaaagaaggtgtgcctgggtggctcagtcacttaagcatccaacttcaactcaagtcatcatctcatggtttgtgggttcgagccctgcattagttcttgactctcagtgcagagcctgcttcagatcttcggtcttctgtttctctctgcccctcatccactcatgcacacccacacacactctctctcaaaaataaataaacattaaaacaaaggaagaaacaaaggaaggaaggaaggaaggaagcagcagGCATGTGAGTGGACTCTGAaattagatttcaaaataaagaaattctaggaattATGATAAAGGAAGCAACTTTAAAGAGGTagcctctggggcgcctgggtggctcaggggcatctgggtggctcagttggttaagcatctggctttggctcaggtcatgatctcacagttcatggatttgagccctgtatcaggctctctgctaacagctaactcagagcctgaagcctgcttcagattctgtgtctccctctcttgctgaccctcccctactcgagttgtctttatctgtctctcaaaaataaataaaaaatattttttaaaaaactttaaaaaaataaagaggtggcCTGTATAGAATGAATTAGCCTGACTTCCCCGGGGCCTTAGATGCTTGAGACATCAGGTACCAGAGACCAAGTCCTGGGTTCTTTGAGAGAGGTTGGGtgtggaaggaagcaggaaaccTTTTCCCATGATCACAGGGACATGTGCAGAGGATCTCATAATGACAATGAGGAAATATAGTGGAGAGCAAACTGGATGAGTAAATGTCTAAGGCATTCTTGATTTGCTTAGGAAAACTAGGTATAATTTCTTCTACAGAAGAAGCTTGAAGGAGTAAGATCAGACAAAGAAGACAACTTAGGAGGAAGAGAATTTCAGAGTATCTCAGCATTCTATTAAGGTGGAGctctagatttttttaagttaaaaaaataaaacgaacCTTATCTTTCACCAGCTGGTTAAGAACAAAAGTAGAGAAAACCCTTTTTGAGGCTACTGTCACTGAGGTAAGTAGAGGGTTggatgggaagaagagaaagagggaggaagcaaCAAAAGGACAAGCTGTCTGTGTGGGCACTGGTGAACTAAGAAATCACTGAGTCCACAGTGCACAGAGAGGCCAGGTGAGACAAGCAGGGGACTGGTGTCCAGTGAGAGCAGGTGTGCTCATGTTAATGGTCTAGTAACATTCAACATACTACCCTTTCTTCCTAGACTTCTTGAGAATGAGGACATCCACCCTACCAAATGCCAACACGACCTTCTCTACATTTCTGCTGACAGGCTTCCCAGGCTTGGAGTGGGCTCACCACTGGATCTCACTACCCATTTTTGTAGGATACTTGGTGGCCCTCGTAGGTAATGCTACCATCTTGCATCTGGTACGAACTGAGCCTTCTCTCCACCAGCCCATGTACTACTTCCTGGCCATCCTGGCTGTGACAGACTTGGGCCTGTGCATGTCTACACTGCCCTCAGTTCTGGGTGTGCTGTGGTTTGATGCCCGGGTAGTGGGCCTGGTGCCCTGTGTTCTgcagcagcactttctacactCCTTCTCCTTCATGGAGTCAGCGGTGCTCTTCGCTATGGCTCTGGACTGTCTGGTGGCCATCCGATTCCCACTGCGCTACGCATCAGTGCTCACAGGTCCTCGTGTGGCATTGGTTGGGGCTGTGCTGGGCGTGCAGAGTGCCGCTATCACTGCAGCACCCTCACTGCGCCTACTGATGTTTGACTACCGTCGCCCTGGGGCTCTCTCCCATGCTTACTGCCTTCACCAGGACATGATCCGCCTGGCCTGCTCTGATACATGTTTCAACAGACTCTATGGGCTGTGCATCATCATGCTGGCCATGGGCTCTGATGTCCTTTTCATCTTGCTCTCCTACACTATCATCCTCCACAGCGTGCTGGCCATCGTCTCTGCCGGGGAGAGGCTCAAGGCACTCAACACATGTGTCTCGCACATCCTGGCCGTGCTCTGCTTCTATGTGCCTGTGCTAGGCCTGTCCATCGTGCACAGGTTTGGACACCACACCTCGCCCTTGGTGCACATCCTCATGGGCACTGTGTCTGTGCTCTTCCCACCCCTGATGAACCCTGTTATCTACAGCATCAAGACCCAGCAGATCCGCAGGGCAATCCTCAAGGTGGTTTCACTGGGAAAGACACAGTGAAACATTGGGACTGGACTACAGCAATTCCAAATGAGGAAAACATGAAACCTTGTTTTTAGAGCCTTCATGCTGCAAAGCAAGTTCTGTTTACCTATCTTAGTTTGATCAGCTGATGGTACATCATGAATTGATTCTAATGTTAAAATCAAATAAAGTTGATGCTTATTACTACTTatgattatacttaaaaatatttatctgctcctttcttacattaaaaagaatgatcatattttttacttaaatgtttgcATGTCCAAAGTGATTTTTGTGTTGTCTCCTCTACTGATTTGGTAGAACTTTAATTCTACAATAATGTCATTGATAATAAGTTACTCTGATGGTGTGGGAAATTTTTTTGGATTAACCTAAGAGTTGGCCATCATTCAtcaaaatataatatttctaCTATATACCTTCACCAGGGATAACTTATTCTTAGATCTAAGAGGAACTTTCCAATGTTgcttattttgttcatttcataGTCTGGGACAAAACTAAGTTGAGGAGAGGCATAAAGGACTAATTTGTAACCAGATTTAGAAAAATTGAGGTTGGTTGTGTGTTTCTGATCTGAAGGTAGTGTAAAGATCTAACAAAAGTGTGTCCTTGAGTCACTAACCTAATAAAAGAACTACCAGATCTGAGTGCAAAATGCAGATTCCAAGGGCTGCTTCAATCATACTTTGCCAGTTTCAGCACAAGACAATTTCTGCTGTCCCCAAAGAACACAGGAATGTCACTGACCAATAAGGTTCAGAATATAAGACAATTACAAGAGTACTTTAGAAAATTCAGCAAATATATACTGGCATACACCTACATAAGATTATAGAGAAATACAATATATCCATGCACCTATACAAACATGAATCTATACTCAACTGCACTTTTTCCCTCAGATCTGGAGGTTCTTTCCTTGGGTTAGTTAAGGACATATCTCTGTCATATCACCACCTATGTGACTATACGTTCAATGGTAAATATATTTGTGGATACATGTTCATAGATTCATGCAAACTTGCAAACAAAATTCTCAAACAAGGAGCATCATTATGTATACATCAACACACACTTGCACATGCAGGCACATttcatatacacatttatataaatttacacACTAGCTAATGCACATAAAAGCATGCTCACATAGATGTGTATGTTCACACATCCACATGCACATGCACCATCTAGTTCTATATTTTCTCAGAGTTTGACTGATGGCTCCGCAGAGAGCATCTCCTAGGATCCTCTGCTCTTGGCCTCATTACTCCTATAGGCCTAAAGGCAGCACAGTCTTCTGAGACTGGTTTGCCTGTGTCTCCCAGGGGACTGACTGGCACAACTGGGGGAAGGAGAAGGTTAGAGCTGAAGTCATGATAAAGAAGACCAGTCAGCCCCTCTTTCCAGGTAGTGAGCTGGGGTTCTGGCCTGTGACCAGCAGCTACCTTGAAGGGCAGGTGGATTTTCATAAGGGGGAGTGGAGTTGGCCTGGAAGTCTAGCCTGTGGGATAGGAGAATGGGAAATCTGTTCAGGTGAGCTGAACCTGGGGTTTTAGTTCTGAGATGCATGTCATTTCCAACACAGActttctgttcccttttcctCCTGCCATGAAAGACCCTTCCCGGCACAATGCGGATTTATCCAGAAACCCTCAGGCAGAGAAACATTTCAGTTTGTTTTACTCAACTCCTCTCTGTTAATTCAGGAAACTTGAGACAAGAAACCTCCATTTTGTCCCCAAATCCAAATCTTTTTAAACCAGATATTTAATTCTCTctttaaatctttgtttcttAGGACAATTTAcccttctctccttcattttccaCACCAATAGTTTTTGTCCCCTCTGTCCCATGCAGACAGCCACATAACCTGTGGGGCCTGGTCCCCCTCAACCCCAGCTCCTCGATGACCTGTGCTTTTCATTGTCCTTCACCACTGCCTGCTGACTGATGCCGTCGCCCATTTAACCCCAGCTTCCTTATTTAGCCTCTGTCCAGGCTTTCCTTGCTCTCCTTGTTAACTGCACTTTTGGCAATGTGGCTTGGCAAGTCACTTGAAATGCCAACTTCCCATTCTCTCAAGCTGTAAAAGGTGTAAGAGTGGGTTGTTTTGAGTATTTTGAGCATAAGGCCTGCTTTAGACTCTTATAATATTTCTGACTCAACCCACACACCTCATTCATCAGCATGGATCTCAGAACGCCTATAATAACAGCTATTCATATTCAATGAGGTAAAAGGATAGCACATTATTTTTGTCTTCAGAGAGACTCTTATCTGATAGAAGAAGACAAAGTTCTTCCACCACTACCTGCTCCAAGCTCCCAGCTGGAATATATCACCATACATCAATATGcactttctttcctgttccttccctccctgtgtcCCTTCCTTTTATTAAGGCCTGGTGACATGACTTAATAAAATATAGGCTCTGAGTCTTCCTTGGACGACTAACAAACAACTAAACACAATACATGGTACTGAGGGCTACCGTAGACACGGGTGCTGGTGCAGGAAGTGATTAACCACATCCCAGTGTGAGGAAGCCATCCCAGGACTGACATCTGAGCCACGTTACTCAACCACGGTGCACGTTGTACTTGttagaaaatatcatttttagtGGAACTGAATGCTGAAGTgctgaagaaaggaaaagcaggagtGGAAAGCTAaccataagaaaaacaaaacaaaaaagcacaggAATGACCAGGAAGAAAATGACACGTTAGGGCATGCCAGGATTTACAGACCAGTCAAGTTAAGAAGCTAAATCTCCCTGGGGTTTCATCAGCACCAAGAAGTGTGCCATTCAAAGAGGATGCACATATAGGATACAAAGACTTTTCTTTTCATCCTCAACCATAGTAGCGGGGGAGCAAAACTCACTGTTCTCTTACTAATTTGAACTAATTTGATGGAGGATGTTCGGGGATGACTCTCCCTCCACCAGACCATTTTGAAGCACCAGGGGGATCCCATGCATTTTAGAATCaagtctcttctcttttttttcttggtgtctCCAAAATTAATACACTGGCCAACAGACAATGAAAATGACAAGCCCAAAGTGTAGGCTGGATCCCAGACCACTTCTCCCTTCCCACAGCCCGTGTCACCAACCGTCGTATTCTCTCACAAGCTGGTGGGCTTCCTTTGACATGGTGGGTGATACTCTGTACTGGCAGTTCTACATAGGGACTCACTTGCCaagcaaacattttttgtttgtttgtttgtttttaatgatcaCAGGTGCTTGTGGAAAGCAGCAGCAGTGTCCCTGGTGGATCAGGAAGCAGGAGTAAATACTGTCTCAGTGGCATTCCAGACAATGAATGGCTCAATGTAAAAAGACTGGCATAAAGAAACAAAGTTGATTTCTTCAATCTAGAAAATTGTAGGCAATTAAGAAATTGCTTActtgcaaataaaaagaaaaagaataacctataaggatggggagagaaaggcctgactgaaaaatgattatataaaatgtaaattcctgtggcaatgagaaagaatgaaatatggccatttgtaggaaagtggatggaccttgagggtgtcatgctaagcgaaataagtcaggcataggacagataccatatgtttgcactcataggtctaacaggagaacaggagaaatctaatggaggacctgggggaggggaagagaaaaagaaagttggggagagagagggatgcaaaacttgagaggctattgaatactggaaaggaactgagggttgaaggggaagggggagtgggagaaaagaggtggtggtgatggaggaggtcacttgtggggaagagcactgggtgttgtatggaaaccaatttgacaataaactattctttaaaaaattttttaaaataataaaaaaataaaaataaaatgtaaatgcctGACTTTCAttgacattattattatcattatttcacCTGCAATAGTAACAGTTACTGGAAGTGTA is part of the Suricata suricatta isolate VVHF042 chromosome 11, meerkat_22Aug2017_6uvM2_HiC, whole genome shotgun sequence genome and encodes:
- the LOC115306964 gene encoding olfactory receptor 51L1-like, with protein sequence MRTSTLPNANTTFSTFLLTGFPGLEWAHHWISLPIFVGYLVALVGNATILHLVRTEPSLHQPMYYFLAILAVTDLGLCMSTLPSVLGVLWFDARVVGLVPCVLQQHFLHSFSFMESAVLFAMALDCLVAIRFPLRYASVLTGPRVALVGAVLGVQSAAITAAPSLRLLMFDYRRPGALSHAYCLHQDMIRLACSDTCFNRLYGLCIIMLAMGSDVLFILLSYTIILHSVLAIVSAGERLKALNTCVSHILAVLCFYVPVLGLSIVHRFGHHTSPLVHILMGTVSVLFPPLMNPVIYSIKTQQIRRAILKVVSLGKTQ